The following proteins come from a genomic window of Maribacter sp. HTCC2170:
- a CDS encoding ferredoxin — protein MVVVTLQRKKCIGCNYCVELAPEQFQMSKKDGKTVLLKSTEKKGFFTIKSHDHSTYEPCLQAQLACPVKIITTKIT, from the coding sequence ATGGTAGTTGTTACGCTACAACGTAAAAAATGTATTGGGTGCAATTATTGTGTTGAACTGGCACCCGAACAATTTCAAATGTCCAAAAAAGATGGAAAGACCGTTTTGTTGAAATCTACAGAAAAGAAAGGGTTTTTTACCATCAAATCCCATGACCATAGTACTTACGAACCTTGTTTACAGGCACAGTTGGCTTGCCCGGTGAAGATTATAACCACCAAAATAACTTAG
- a CDS encoding peptidase U32 family protein — protein MTTSGKIELMAPAGNFESLQAAIENGADSVYFGVEQLNMRARASINFTLEDLPEIASRCIKKNIRTYLTLNTIIYDHDLSVIKTILNLAKKANITAVIAMDQAVIAYARQINLEVHISTQINITNIEAVKFYSLFADTVVLSRELSLRQIKNICNQIQKEEVKGPSGNLIEVEIFGHGALCMAVSGKCYLSLHSHNSSANRGACKQNCRKKYTVIDQESGFEIELDNEYMMSPKDLCTIDFLDQIIEAGVKVLKIEGRGRAPEYVATVIKTYRDAIDSHENNTYSKEKIEDWMVELEKVYNRGFWSGYYLGQKLGEWSDGSGSHATQKKLYVGKGIHYYPRPGIAEFKIEAFDIKVGDKLLITGPTTGVEELELKEMMVDDVIADQVKKGHNCTIPTGFKVRPSDKLYKIVQE, from the coding sequence ATGACAACAAGTGGAAAAATTGAATTGATGGCGCCGGCCGGGAATTTTGAATCCTTGCAAGCAGCTATTGAAAATGGTGCTGATTCGGTTTACTTTGGTGTTGAACAGCTGAATATGCGCGCCAGGGCAAGTATTAATTTTACTTTGGAGGATTTGCCCGAGATTGCAAGCCGATGTATTAAAAAGAATATTAGGACCTATCTTACCCTTAACACGATTATATATGACCATGACCTTTCAGTAATAAAAACCATTCTGAATTTGGCCAAAAAAGCCAATATTACGGCGGTGATAGCCATGGATCAAGCTGTGATTGCCTATGCTAGGCAAATAAATTTGGAAGTCCATATTTCAACCCAAATCAACATCACCAATATTGAAGCTGTAAAGTTTTACTCCTTATTTGCAGATACAGTGGTTTTGAGTCGCGAGTTAAGTTTACGACAGATCAAAAACATTTGTAATCAAATACAAAAGGAAGAGGTAAAAGGGCCTTCTGGCAATCTAATTGAAGTTGAGATTTTTGGACACGGGGCTTTGTGTATGGCTGTGTCTGGGAAATGTTACCTAAGTCTACACTCCCATAATTCATCGGCAAATAGAGGTGCTTGCAAGCAGAACTGCCGCAAGAAATACACAGTTATTGATCAGGAAAGTGGTTTTGAGATTGAGTTGGACAATGAATATATGATGTCACCGAAAGACCTGTGTACAATTGATTTTTTGGATCAAATAATTGAAGCAGGTGTAAAAGTTTTGAAGATTGAAGGTAGAGGTAGGGCACCTGAATATGTAGCTACCGTTATAAAAACATATAGAGATGCTATAGATTCCCATGAAAATAATACCTACTCCAAAGAAAAGATAGAAGATTGGATGGTTGAGCTTGAAAAAGTGTATAATAGGGGGTTTTGGAGCGGTTATTACTTGGGTCAAAAACTTGGAGAATGGAGTGACGGTTCTGGTTCTCATGCCACTCAAAAGAAATTGTATGTTGGTAAGGGAATTCATTATTATCCAAGGCCTGGTATCGCTGAATTCAAAATTGAAGCTTTTGATATAAAAGTCGGGGACAAGTTGCTGATCACGGGTCCTACAACTGGGGTTGAAGAATTGGAACTAAAAGAAATGATGGTTGACGATGTCATAGCTGACCAAGTAAAAAAAGGCCATAATTGTACAATCCCTACAGGGTTTAAGGTCCGCCCTTCTGATAAATTGTATAAAATAGTCCAAGAATAA
- the recA gene encoding recombinase RecA, whose translation MSSEKEAKLKALKLTLDKLDKTYGKGAVMKMGDSVVEDVEVIPSGSLGLDIALGVGGYPRGRVIEIYGPESSGKTTLTLHAIAEAQKNGGIAAFIDAEHAFDRFYAEKLGIDIDNLIISQPDNGEQALEIADNLIRSGAIDIVVVDSVAALTPKSEIEGEMGDSKMGLHARLMSQALRKLTGSISKTHCTVIFINQLREKIGVMFGNPETTTGGNALKFYASVRLDIRRSTQIKDTDGAVRGNKTRVKVVKNKVAPPFRLAEFDIMYGEGISKVGEIIDLGVEYEIIKKSGSWFSYGDTKLGQGRDAVKALLNDNPELYEELDVKIREAITTVK comes from the coding sequence ATGAGTTCTGAAAAAGAAGCAAAATTAAAAGCATTAAAACTAACCCTTGATAAATTGGACAAGACTTACGGCAAAGGTGCCGTAATGAAAATGGGAGATAGTGTTGTAGAAGATGTTGAAGTAATCCCATCTGGTTCTCTAGGTCTTGATATTGCCCTCGGTGTTGGTGGTTACCCACGCGGCAGGGTTATTGAAATTTATGGTCCCGAATCTTCTGGTAAGACGACCTTAACACTACATGCGATTGCAGAAGCACAAAAAAATGGTGGAATAGCAGCTTTTATTGATGCGGAACATGCTTTTGATCGTTTTTATGCCGAAAAATTAGGTATTGATATTGACAACCTCATTATTTCGCAACCAGACAATGGTGAACAGGCCTTGGAAATTGCTGATAATTTAATCCGTTCAGGAGCAATTGATATCGTAGTGGTCGATTCTGTTGCCGCCTTAACTCCAAAGAGCGAGATTGAAGGTGAAATGGGAGACTCAAAAATGGGGCTGCATGCAAGACTAATGTCACAAGCCTTAAGAAAATTGACAGGGTCAATCAGTAAAACCCATTGCACAGTTATATTTATCAACCAGTTAAGAGAAAAAATTGGGGTTATGTTCGGTAATCCAGAAACTACAACAGGTGGTAATGCTCTTAAATTCTATGCCTCCGTTCGTTTGGATATTCGTCGTTCAACACAAATCAAAGATACAGACGGTGCCGTGCGAGGAAACAAAACAAGAGTAAAAGTTGTTAAAAACAAAGTTGCCCCGCCCTTTAGATTAGCCGAGTTCGATATCATGTATGGTGAAGGTATTTCTAAGGTTGGTGAAATCATAGATTTAGGTGTTGAATATGAAATCATAAAGAAAAGTGGTTCTTGGTTCAGTTATGGTGATACTAAACTTGGTCAAGGTAGAGATGCTGTAAAAGCGTTACTAAATGATAATCCAGAATTATATGAAGAACTTGATGTAAAAATTCGTGAGGCCATTACAACAGTAAAATAG
- a CDS encoding RNA polymerase sigma factor, whose product MSLEELIDKCKKGDRKAQEQLYRKFSHILFGICLKYSRNKTEAEDSLHDSFMTIFEKIGQYKSKGSFEGWIKRITVNTVLQKYRKEEYLKVVTDNVEGEEEIETEHTDVGLQTLLKYIQELPNKYRMTFNLYVLDGYSHKEISAMLGTSTGTSKSNLARARMILKEKIENKTNKAIIGILIIALGINL is encoded by the coding sequence TTGAGTCTGGAAGAACTCATAGATAAATGTAAAAAGGGCGATAGAAAGGCGCAGGAGCAGTTATATAGGAAGTTTTCCCATATACTGTTCGGTATCTGTCTCAAGTATTCGCGCAATAAAACGGAGGCCGAAGATAGTCTCCATGATAGTTTCATGACCATTTTTGAGAAAATTGGACAGTATAAATCAAAAGGTTCTTTTGAAGGTTGGATCAAAAGGATCACTGTAAACACAGTATTACAGAAATATAGAAAAGAAGAATACTTAAAGGTAGTTACAGACAATGTGGAAGGGGAGGAAGAAATTGAAACGGAACATACTGATGTTGGTCTCCAAACACTGCTAAAATATATTCAGGAACTCCCAAATAAATATAGAATGACCTTTAACTTATACGTATTGGACGGTTATTCGCATAAAGAAATAAGTGCAATGTTGGGAACGTCAACTGGAACGTCAAAATCAAATCTTGCTAGAGCAAGAATGATATTAAAAGAGAAAATCGAAAACAAAACAAACAAGGCAATCATTGGAATTTTAATCATTGCGTTGGGTATAAACTTGTGA
- a CDS encoding outer membrane beta-barrel protein — MSKKNLDKIFQEKFSEFSDIPTEKVWKSIEASLNKKKKTRMVIPFWWKLGGIAAALAIGLFLINPFKNGENGTNTIITDVETLNEKQGINQSATSEQKEVVETTKSDSGTLEELNKGPKERSNIEKTVDTNISLAENDKPVNTEQKQNITKTGIAITKSEVTVEKRNDIVNDVISNKKETEIAANQSKDPNKKIAEGISVITTESETGTKDLNERNIITEVAEEKTDNLKQEIEEGKKSIFDEIEEQKKEEIVAEATKSRWSAGPSIAPVYFDAIGEGSPVHSIFVPNSKSGDINLSYGLAVSYEINKKLLIKTGVHKVDYGYNTNDIEFSSSLEALGGGQIDNIDYSLASRNIVVESKVNGRNSFAENAALDAAAQDPSLLGVMAQQFGYLEIPLELNYSLVDSKFGVNLIGGVSSLFLIDNSVTLTSGELVTKMGEANNVNDVNFSTNVGFGLNYKFSPKVQMNIEPVFKYQLNTFSGTSGDFRPFTIGVYSGLNFKF; from the coding sequence ATGAGTAAAAAGAACCTGGACAAAATATTCCAAGAGAAATTCTCGGAGTTTTCAGACATCCCTACAGAAAAAGTCTGGAAATCTATTGAGGCCTCTTTGAATAAAAAGAAGAAAACCCGCATGGTTATCCCCTTTTGGTGGAAACTAGGTGGTATTGCCGCAGCTCTGGCAATTGGATTATTTCTCATTAATCCTTTCAAGAATGGCGAAAACGGGACCAATACAATCATTACGGATGTAGAAACCCTGAATGAAAAACAAGGGATTAATCAATCGGCAACCTCTGAACAGAAAGAAGTTGTTGAAACCACGAAATCTGATAGTGGGACTTTAGAAGAATTAAACAAGGGCCCAAAGGAAAGATCAAACATCGAGAAAACGGTTGATACCAACATCAGTTTGGCAGAAAACGACAAACCTGTAAATACTGAACAGAAGCAAAACATTACCAAAACAGGAATTGCAATAACAAAAAGTGAAGTTACGGTTGAGAAAAGGAACGATATTGTTAATGATGTTATTTCCAATAAAAAAGAGACCGAAATTGCTGCCAATCAATCCAAGGATCCCAATAAAAAAATAGCCGAGGGCATTTCAGTCATTACAACTGAAAGTGAAACAGGGACCAAAGATTTAAACGAGCGGAATATAATTACTGAAGTAGCCGAAGAGAAAACCGACAATCTCAAACAAGAAATTGAAGAAGGTAAAAAATCAATTTTTGATGAGATTGAGGAACAGAAGAAAGAGGAAATTGTGGCAGAGGCTACAAAAAGCAGATGGTCTGCTGGTCCTAGCATAGCACCTGTTTACTTTGACGCCATTGGTGAGGGTTCCCCTGTCCATTCAATATTTGTCCCTAATTCAAAATCGGGCGATATTAATCTTAGTTATGGACTTGCCGTCTCTTATGAAATAAACAAAAAGCTATTAATAAAAACTGGGGTTCATAAAGTTGATTATGGTTATAACACAAATGATATTGAGTTTTCATCATCATTGGAGGCTTTGGGGGGTGGCCAAATTGACAATATTGATTATAGTCTTGCTTCAAGAAATATTGTAGTTGAAAGTAAGGTAAATGGACGAAACTCCTTTGCAGAAAATGCTGCATTGGATGCTGCTGCACAAGATCCATCCTTATTGGGAGTAATGGCACAACAGTTTGGGTATTTAGAAATTCCATTGGAACTCAATTATTCCCTAGTTGATTCTAAGTTTGGTGTTAATCTTATCGGTGGTGTTAGTTCTTTGTTCTTGATTGATAATTCGGTTACACTCACCTCAGGTGAATTGGTTACCAAAATGGGCGAAGCCAACAATGTAAACGATGTGAACTTTAGTACCAATGTTGGTTTTGGCCTAAATTATAAATTCTCTCCTAAAGTACAGATGAATATTGAACCCGTCTTCAAATATCAATTGAACACATTTTCTGGTACTTCGGGCGATTTCAGACCTTTTACCATTGGTGTTTATAGTGGGCTGAATTTTAAGTTTTAA
- a CDS encoding GNAT family N-acetyltransferase: MLLIKTDRIIVQRAVLSDAPFIFELLNSPTWLEFIGDRGISNLKKAERYIQESLIDSLDKNGYGLLKVCLKLNETPIGLCGFLKRDYLESVDIGYAILPAFEGKGYAHEAAQAVIDYGQKELGLSPILAITSQKNKKSQNLLSKIGLNKKGLIKIDGDIKEALLYST, translated from the coding sequence ATGCTACTAATAAAAACAGACAGAATTATTGTCCAACGAGCAGTATTAAGTGATGCCCCTTTTATTTTTGAATTGTTGAATAGCCCTACATGGCTAGAATTTATAGGAGACAGGGGTATTTCAAACTTAAAAAAAGCCGAAAGGTATATTCAAGAAAGTTTAATAGATTCCCTTGATAAAAACGGTTATGGATTGTTAAAGGTCTGTTTGAAATTAAATGAAACGCCCATCGGACTTTGTGGTTTTTTAAAACGAGACTATTTAGAAAGTGTTGACATTGGCTACGCAATTCTTCCTGCATTTGAAGGTAAGGGATATGCCCATGAGGCAGCCCAAGCTGTAATAGACTATGGTCAAAAAGAATTGGGTTTGAGTCCAATCCTGGCCATTACCTCTCAAAAAAACAAAAAATCGCAGAATCTGTTGTCCAAAATTGGTTTGAATAAAAAGGGTTTAATCAAAATTGACGGAGATATAAAAGAGGCGTTGCTATACTCAACCTGA
- a CDS encoding lysophospholipid acyltransferase family protein gives MPKFVRNIGHILYRIWFYVMVTLPIILFFPFLVVSTLSEKWYPQFFWLARNLWARPILLGMGCPQRIIRKEKLVSGKSYMLVANHTSMLDIMLMLRISRNPFVFVGKKELVKIPLFGFFYKRVCIMVDREDSRSRTGVYRRAQRRLDQGLSICIFPEGGVPEEEILLDSFKDGAFKMAIAHNIPVVPMTFYDNKKRFSFTFLSGGPGMIRAKVHSFFETGILEDEDKSTLREEVRNIILNELITNS, from the coding sequence ATGCCGAAATTTGTACGTAACATAGGACATATTTTATACCGAATTTGGTTTTATGTAATGGTCACATTGCCCATAATCCTTTTCTTTCCGTTTTTGGTGGTTTCAACCTTGTCTGAAAAATGGTATCCCCAATTTTTCTGGTTGGCCAGGAATTTGTGGGCCAGACCAATTTTGTTGGGAATGGGCTGTCCCCAAAGAATTATCAGGAAAGAGAAGCTTGTAAGTGGCAAGAGTTATATGTTGGTTGCCAATCATACCAGTATGTTGGACATTATGTTAATGCTCCGTATTAGTAGAAACCCTTTTGTTTTTGTCGGAAAGAAAGAGCTTGTAAAAATTCCACTTTTTGGGTTTTTCTATAAACGTGTTTGTATCATGGTCGACAGAGAAGATAGCAGGAGTAGGACAGGTGTATACAGAAGGGCACAACGAAGATTGGACCAAGGTTTGAGTATTTGTATTTTTCCCGAGGGAGGGGTGCCTGAGGAAGAAATATTATTGGATTCTTTTAAAGATGGTGCTTTTAAAATGGCCATTGCGCATAATATACCAGTAGTGCCGATGACATTTTATGACAACAAAAAACGTTTTTCATTTACATTTTTAAGTGGAGGCCCGGGAATGATTAGGGCCAAAGTGCATTCTTTTTTTGAAACAGGAATTTTAGAAGATGAGGACAAGTCCACTTTAAGGGAAGAGGTACGAAATATCATTTTAAATGAACTTATCACTAACTCGTAA
- the trpS gene encoding tryptophan--tRNA ligase, with translation MARILTGIQSTGVPHLGNILGAIAPAIQMAKNPKNESFLFIADMHSLTQIKNGEELRQNTYATAATWLAFGLDIDKTVFYRQSDVPQVTELAWYLSCFFPYQRLTLAHSFKDKADRLEDVNAGLFTYPMLMAADILLYDANIVPVGKDQLQHIEMTRDVASRFHAQLGEVFVVPEGKVHEETMYIPGTDGQKMSKSKGNLINIFQPDKKLRKQIMGIKTDSTPMEDPKNPETDNVFALYKILASPEQIAEMRSNYKGGNYGYGHAKQALYEVLLEKFGSAREKFDYYMTNLDEVDHALEIGAEKAKKVANEVLQRVRGKVGY, from the coding sequence ATGGCAAGAATACTAACAGGCATACAGAGTACAGGGGTTCCCCACTTAGGAAACATCTTGGGTGCAATTGCACCGGCGATACAAATGGCTAAGAATCCCAAAAACGAATCATTTCTGTTTATAGCGGATATGCATTCGTTGACCCAAATTAAAAATGGGGAGGAACTAAGACAAAACACTTATGCAACTGCTGCTACATGGCTTGCTTTTGGGTTGGATATAGATAAAACTGTCTTTTACAGGCAAAGTGATGTTCCTCAAGTAACCGAACTAGCTTGGTATCTCAGTTGTTTTTTTCCGTATCAACGTTTAACTCTCGCACATTCTTTTAAAGACAAAGCAGATAGGCTTGAAGATGTAAATGCAGGATTGTTTACTTACCCGATGTTAATGGCTGCTGATATTTTATTGTACGATGCCAATATTGTCCCTGTGGGCAAAGACCAGTTGCAACATATTGAAATGACACGAGATGTAGCTTCTAGATTTCATGCCCAACTGGGAGAAGTATTTGTGGTTCCTGAAGGAAAAGTTCATGAAGAAACTATGTACATTCCTGGAACCGATGGCCAAAAGATGAGTAAAAGCAAAGGGAACCTTATCAATATCTTTCAGCCGGACAAAAAATTACGAAAGCAGATAATGGGCATAAAAACGGACAGTACGCCAATGGAGGATCCAAAAAATCCTGAAACGGATAATGTCTTCGCGCTTTACAAGATTCTTGCGTCTCCTGAACAAATTGCTGAAATGAGATCCAATTACAAAGGTGGAAACTACGGATACGGTCATGCAAAACAGGCATTGTATGAAGTGCTTTTGGAAAAGTTTGGTTCGGCACGCGAAAAATTCGATTACTATATGACTAATCTTGATGAGGTTGATCATGCCCTTGAAATCGGGGCTGAAAAAGCCAAAAAAGTGGCAAATGAAGTTCTCCAGAGGGTTAGGGGCAAGGTTGGTTATTAA
- a CDS encoding TonB-dependent receptor: MKNPTTTIQCLIFFLLLGCFVNSQNPETLILSDKINGLILKELDSSVTQYSYHNPVEKMYLHTDRDFFSSGENLWYKAYTVLGERHLFSLASKVLHVDLIGPDTQILVSQTHELVDGKAIGSIALPKDFISGNYQLRGYTNWMRNFDDNFFFTKTIKVVGATDMHLPPQSISDSMDLQFFPEGGHSVLGLMGQVAFKAIGSDGLDRKIRGYIKDSKGKPVAHLGTITRGSGFFYLKPEIGENYTAILDNGSEYPLPKIMNQGYSMTINNTGKKNIKIKIQATEFLRKVPFYILGIINNTTYFQGAFDFDSKKSVSFEIPKNGIPSGVMALTLFDQNKKPWCERVVFINNQKELVINAKISPEKPLKRSEITVDVNVTNNDGEPVSTELSLAITDAGQVIKNPNSGNILTHLLLQSDIKGHISNPGLLFQNQNRLTLHAMDLVMLTHGWRKFPWLDLHEGTTLPSKEFDFTKGLTISGQARSKFDKLFKNVDLNVIAKSGDFVGMFSTKTGRDGKFIIPDFNFSDTTRIVFNALSSTKKPMNVKVVLDTNIITVPLSHFKSMPTVKDIEATNEYSNFSATRKNMRLLYDYNKTTELDEVVVTKRIAKRIDPSMPSTLGQTPDATLRTKDTRETGLSLMDFVARFAGVTVYGSFPYIAVSIRGRGAPLWVLNGIPVSNDIGSLRPSVPAQIASMDISNVERVELLKGPSAVIWGSRGANGVFLVYTKRGGGSELVLSPEFDIMGHAKEREFYSPNYSVKLDRHSLPDHRATLYWNPSFTTNESGNASLKFFNSDNARQFQVAIEGLSNQGTPGAYLNSFNEVEEKP; this comes from the coding sequence ATGAAAAATCCAACCACAACCATTCAATGTCTTATTTTTTTTCTTTTACTAGGGTGCTTTGTCAATAGCCAGAATCCAGAAACATTGATACTATCCGATAAGATCAATGGGCTGATTTTAAAGGAGTTGGATTCCAGTGTTACACAATACAGTTATCATAATCCTGTAGAAAAAATGTATCTCCATACAGACAGGGATTTTTTCTCTTCTGGGGAAAATCTATGGTATAAAGCTTATACCGTTCTAGGAGAGCGCCACCTATTTTCATTGGCCAGTAAGGTCCTTCACGTTGACCTCATTGGTCCTGATACTCAAATCTTGGTTTCTCAAACACACGAACTTGTTGATGGCAAGGCCATTGGTTCCATAGCACTTCCCAAGGATTTCATTTCAGGGAATTACCAACTACGAGGCTATACCAATTGGATGCGGAATTTTGACGATAATTTCTTTTTCACAAAAACGATAAAGGTGGTCGGTGCAACAGATATGCATCTTCCGCCCCAGAGTATTTCGGATTCAATGGACCTACAGTTCTTCCCGGAAGGAGGACATTCTGTGTTAGGCCTTATGGGGCAGGTGGCCTTTAAAGCCATTGGGAGTGATGGGCTGGACAGAAAAATTCGGGGTTATATCAAGGATTCGAAAGGAAAGCCTGTGGCGCATTTAGGCACCATTACAAGAGGAAGTGGCTTTTTCTATCTTAAGCCTGAGATAGGTGAAAACTATACTGCTATCTTGGACAATGGCTCGGAGTATCCACTTCCCAAAATTATGAATCAGGGTTATAGCATGACCATAAATAATACGGGCAAAAAGAACATCAAAATAAAAATACAGGCTACAGAATTTTTAAGGAAAGTACCTTTTTATATCCTAGGGATTATAAATAACACAACATATTTTCAAGGTGCGTTTGATTTTGATAGTAAGAAATCAGTTAGCTTTGAGATTCCAAAAAATGGAATTCCAAGTGGTGTAATGGCCCTCACCCTTTTTGATCAGAACAAGAAGCCTTGGTGCGAAAGGGTGGTGTTTATCAACAATCAGAAAGAGTTGGTGATAAATGCAAAAATAAGCCCGGAAAAGCCCTTAAAAAGAAGTGAAATCACAGTTGATGTAAATGTCACCAACAATGATGGAGAACCAGTCTCTACAGAACTTTCCTTGGCCATAACCGATGCGGGTCAAGTCATAAAAAATCCTAATTCAGGAAATATATTGACTCACCTTTTATTACAGTCCGATATCAAAGGTCATATAAGCAATCCAGGACTTCTTTTTCAGAATCAAAATAGATTAACATTACATGCCATGGATTTGGTAATGCTAACCCATGGCTGGCGAAAATTTCCGTGGCTAGATCTTCATGAAGGCACCACCCTCCCCTCCAAGGAATTCGACTTCACAAAAGGACTTACCATATCGGGCCAGGCCAGAAGCAAATTTGATAAACTTTTTAAAAATGTAGATCTTAATGTAATTGCCAAATCTGGTGATTTTGTGGGTATGTTCTCCACTAAAACAGGACGGGATGGAAAATTCATAATACCTGATTTTAATTTTAGTGACACTACGCGAATTGTTTTCAATGCGCTTAGTTCCACAAAAAAACCCATGAATGTAAAAGTGGTCTTGGACACCAACATTATAACAGTGCCTTTGTCTCATTTTAAAAGTATGCCTACAGTCAAGGATATAGAAGCGACTAATGAATACTCCAATTTTTCGGCAACACGAAAAAATATGCGCCTTTTGTACGATTATAATAAAACCACTGAGCTTGACGAGGTCGTAGTTACAAAAAGAATTGCAAAAAGGATAGACCCTTCAATGCCCTCCACCCTCGGTCAGACCCCAGATGCGACCTTACGAACAAAAGACACGCGTGAAACAGGTCTAAGCTTAATGGACTTCGTTGCAAGATTCGCAGGTGTAACAGTTTATGGATCATTTCCATACATTGCCGTAAGTATACGTGGGCGTGGTGCTCCGTTATGGGTACTCAATGGTATTCCAGTCAGTAACGATATTGGAAGTTTAAGACCAAGTGTACCTGCGCAAATTGCTTCAATGGATATCTCCAATGTAGAAAGGGTAGAACTTCTTAAAGGACCATCCGCGGTTATTTGGGGTTCGAGGGGTGCCAATGGGGTCTTCCTTGTTTATACAAAAAGAGGTGGTGGAAGTGAACTTGTACTCTCCCCAGAATTTGATATTATGGGGCATGCAAAAGAAAGAG